Proteins from one Veillonellales bacterium genomic window:
- the pyk gene encoding pyruvate kinase — MFKKTKIICTMGPSTDKAGILPAMIKAGMNVARFNFSHGSHEEQAKRIAMVRETAQQAGKPIAFLLDTKGPEMRLGNFTNGKVLLSQGQKFVLTSSDIDGSKDIASVNHNLLPQEVSRGDTILLSDGLVSLHVDAIEGQNIITTVLNSGEMSNRKRVAVPGVSVNLPFLSEQDTADILFGVQNNMDFIAASFVQRAADVLAIRKVLEEAGAAMDIIAKIENAEGVKNIDEILKVVDGIMVARGDLGVEIPTEEVPLVQKMLIEKCNKAGKPVITATQMLESMVVNPRPTRAEASDIANAIMDGTDAIMLSGETASGKYPVEAVEMMAKIAVRTEAALNYGTILLAKGRLPQHTTTDAISHATVQIAHELGAAAIITATESGHTPRMVSRYRSQAEIIAVTPNEKTVRRMLLLWGVHPILGQSFGNTDDMVSNAVNSALKAGAVRDGDLVVITAGVPAGTVGTTNMIRVHVVGNILLRGTGICHRAVTGKVCVARTLKDFEEKFVPGDILVLSSVDEETAAFAAKAAAIVAEEGGLTSQAAIVGVSYGMPVIVGVESATKCLSDGMIVTVDAMQGIVYQGEINAR; from the coding sequence ATGTTTAAAAAAACGAAAATTATTTGTACAATGGGGCCCAGTACCGATAAAGCAGGAATATTGCCGGCGATGATAAAGGCCGGCATGAATGTGGCGCGGTTTAACTTTTCCCACGGTTCACATGAGGAACAGGCCAAACGGATCGCTATGGTGCGGGAGACAGCGCAGCAGGCAGGAAAGCCGATAGCCTTCTTGCTGGATACCAAGGGGCCGGAAATGCGTTTAGGGAATTTTACTAACGGAAAAGTGCTTTTATCTCAAGGTCAGAAATTTGTATTAACAAGCAGCGATATTGATGGCTCTAAAGATATTGCATCAGTCAATCATAATTTGCTGCCGCAGGAAGTCAGCAGGGGAGATACAATATTGCTTTCCGACGGCTTGGTTAGTCTCCATGTGGACGCGATTGAAGGCCAGAATATTATCACAACGGTGCTGAACAGCGGCGAGATGAGCAATCGTAAACGGGTCGCAGTACCGGGGGTGAGTGTAAATTTGCCGTTTTTATCGGAACAGGATACGGCGGATATTTTATTTGGCGTACAGAATAATATGGATTTTATCGCAGCATCGTTTGTGCAGCGAGCGGCTGATGTCCTGGCTATTCGGAAAGTTTTGGAAGAGGCCGGGGCCGCAATGGATATTATAGCCAAAATTGAAAACGCTGAGGGCGTAAAAAACATTGATGAAATTTTAAAAGTTGTTGATGGGATTATGGTGGCCCGGGGTGATCTGGGAGTAGAGATTCCTACTGAAGAAGTGCCTCTTGTGCAAAAAATGTTAATTGAAAAATGTAATAAAGCCGGTAAGCCGGTTATTACGGCTACTCAGATGCTGGAGTCTATGGTGGTCAATCCCCGTCCAACCAGAGCCGAAGCTAGTGATATTGCCAATGCCATTATGGATGGAACGGATGCAATCATGCTGAGCGGAGAAACTGCTTCCGGCAAGTATCCGGTAGAAGCGGTGGAGATGATGGCAAAGATTGCAGTTCGTACCGAAGCGGCTTTGAATTATGGGACTATATTGCTGGCTAAAGGTAGGTTGCCGCAGCATACAACTACGGATGCGATTAGTCATGCCACTGTCCAGATTGCTCATGAACTGGGAGCTGCTGCGATTATTACTGCAACAGAAAGCGGCCATACTCCCAGAATGGTTTCAAGATATCGTTCGCAAGCTGAAATTATTGCCGTGACGCCGAATGAGAAAACGGTGCGGCGGATGCTGCTTTTATGGGGCGTACATCCGATTTTGGGTCAGAGCTTCGGCAATACGGATGATATGGTCAGCAATGCGGTAAACAGCGCTTTAAAGGCCGGTGCAGTTCGAGATGGCGACTTGGTAGTGATCACGGCCGGTGTGCCGGCGGGGACAGTGGGAACAACGAATATGATTCGGGTACATGTCGTAGGCAACATCCTGCTGCGGGGAACTGGAATCTGCCATAGAGCAGTAACCGGAAAAGTCTGTGTTGCCCGGACATTAAAGGATTTTGAAGAAAAATTTGTGCCAGGCGATATCCTGGTACTGTCCAGTGTGGATGAAGAAACGGCTGCCTTTGCTGCCAAGGCAGCGGCCATTGTTGCCGAAGAAGGCGGTTTGACCTCCCAGGCCGCCATTGTGGGCGTAAGCTATGGAATGCCGGTAATAGTTGGTGTGGAGTCTGCTACGAAATGCCTAAGCGATGGCATGATAGTTACTGTGGATGCCATGCAAGGTATTGTATATCAGGGAGAAATTAATGCCAGATAA
- a CDS encoding DUF2007 domain-containing protein, whose amino-acid sequence MWTVIYIAQNRTQAEMLKNLLDSEGILAQIRPIGVMSMLGDGSYEILVLESEADEAQVILCQNIVK is encoded by the coding sequence ATGTGGACGGTTATCTATATTGCACAAAATCGTACCCAGGCCGAGATGCTGAAAAATCTTCTTGATAGCGAGGGAATTCTTGCCCAGATCAGGCCGATAGGTGTCATGTCTATGCTTGGCGACGGGTCGTATGAAATTCTGGTTTTAGAGTCGGAAGCTGACGAAGCGCAGGTAATTTTATGTCAAAATATTGTCAAGTAA
- a CDS encoding electron transfer flavoprotein subunit alpha, with translation MAVNVKKDTCSGCGACVSTCPFGAIAMDGSQAVITEVCTACGACIDVCPVKAIRREVEDKIVTMDKRDYQGVWVYIEQNNGKAKSVGYELLGQGRKLADALQQKLAAVIVGYQVEQLAKAAFANGADKVYLVEGKEFEHYNTDGYTITFTNLIRTYKPAVVLLGATVDGRDLGPRVACRLGTGLTADCTDLGVDAATKLVAWTRPAFGGNIMATILCPDHRPQMGTVRPKVFKRPIPAESRSGEIIRVPSKVTSQDIRTKFIETIQVCTASCNLEEAEIIVSGGRGLGKSENFALIEELAAVLGGAVGASRAAVDAGWKPALYQIGQTGKTVGPKVYFACGISGAIQHMAGISSADIIIAINKDENAPIFKVADYGIVGDVLEVLPALIQEIKKGKQ, from the coding sequence ATGGCAGTGAATGTAAAGAAGGATACTTGCAGCGGCTGCGGTGCCTGTGTCAGTACGTGTCCGTTCGGTGCAATTGCTATGGATGGGAGCCAGGCGGTTATTACCGAGGTTTGTACGGCCTGCGGTGCTTGCATTGATGTTTGTCCGGTGAAGGCCATCCGGCGTGAAGTTGAAGATAAAATTGTTACTATGGATAAACGCGACTACCAGGGTGTCTGGGTTTATATAGAACAAAATAACGGTAAGGCAAAAAGTGTGGGCTATGAACTGCTGGGACAGGGCCGTAAGCTGGCTGATGCATTGCAACAGAAACTGGCGGCCGTCATTGTCGGTTATCAGGTGGAGCAGCTGGCCAAAGCGGCTTTTGCTAACGGGGCCGACAAAGTGTATCTGGTAGAAGGTAAAGAATTTGAACATTATAATACCGACGGCTATACAATTACATTTACCAACTTGATCCGTACTTATAAGCCAGCGGTTGTGCTGCTGGGAGCAACTGTAGACGGCCGGGATTTGGGACCGCGGGTAGCCTGCCGGCTTGGTACGGGTTTAACGGCGGATTGCACTGATTTAGGGGTTGATGCGGCAACAAAACTGGTAGCATGGACACGGCCGGCTTTTGGCGGTAATATAATGGCAACTATTTTGTGCCCGGATCATCGCCCGCAGATGGGTACGGTGCGTCCTAAAGTCTTCAAACGCCCAATTCCGGCTGAAAGCCGCAGCGGTGAAATCATCCGGGTTCCCAGTAAAGTTACTTCTCAGGATATTCGGACTAAATTCATCGAAACTATTCAGGTTTGTACGGCATCCTGCAATTTGGAAGAGGCGGAAATTATTGTTTCCGGTGGACGGGGCTTAGGAAAATCGGAGAATTTCGCTCTGATCGAAGAACTGGCCGCTGTCCTTGGCGGGGCGGTCGGAGCATCAAGAGCAGCGGTTGATGCGGGCTGGAAGCCGGCGCTGTATCAAATCGGGCAAACAGGGAAAACCGTTGGCCCCAAAGTGTATTTCGCCTGTGGTATTTCCGGGGCGATTCAGCATATGGCAGGAATTAGTTCTGCCGATATTATTATCGCGATCAACAAAGACGAAAATGCGCCAATTTTTAAAGTGGCGGATTATGGAATTGTCGGCGATGTGCTGGAGGTATTGCCGGCACTGATTCAGGAAATAAAAAAAGGCAAACAATAA
- a CDS encoding electron transfer flavoprotein subunit beta/FixA family protein, with product MEIVVCIKQVPDTTEVKIDPKTNSLIRQGVPSIVNPFDKNAVETALQLKEQHGGHVTVISMGPPQAKDALKECLAMGADAAILMSDRGFGGADTLATSETLAAGLRKFGRYDLIICGKQSIDGDTAQVGPELAEHLGIPQVTCAAGIEVNGSIARIKREHEDGYEMIEAPFPLLITVVKSINEPRHSSVKGVMRANRQEIPVWTSEDVSVDRQRIGIKGSPTQVRRIFTPKRRVQGEMIQADTAKGAAALLVKKLMDAKII from the coding sequence ATGGAAATAGTAGTTTGTATTAAGCAAGTGCCTGATACTACAGAGGTAAAGATTGATCCCAAGACGAACAGCTTAATTCGGCAAGGTGTTCCCAGTATTGTTAACCCTTTTGACAAGAATGCTGTTGAGACGGCGCTTCAATTAAAAGAACAGCATGGTGGACATGTCACGGTTATTTCTATGGGGCCGCCTCAGGCGAAGGACGCGCTGAAAGAATGTTTGGCGATGGGAGCGGACGCAGCCATCTTAATGAGTGATCGCGGCTTTGGCGGAGCGGATACGCTGGCTACCAGTGAGACATTAGCCGCAGGATTGCGGAAATTTGGCCGATATGATCTGATTATTTGCGGGAAGCAGTCGATTGATGGCGATACGGCTCAGGTCGGTCCCGAATTGGCCGAACATCTTGGAATTCCTCAGGTTACCTGTGCGGCAGGTATTGAGGTAAATGGCAGTATTGCCCGAATAAAACGGGAGCATGAAGATGGCTATGAAATGATCGAAGCCCCTTTCCCGCTGCTAATCACAGTTGTCAAATCAATCAATGAGCCCCGCCATTCCAGTGTAAAGGGAGTCATGCGGGCTAATCGACAAGAAATTCCCGTATGGACCAGCGAGGATGTCAGCGTGGATCGGCAGCGTATCGGAATCAAGGGATCGCCGACTCAGGTACGGCGCATATTTACCCCGAAGCGGCGTGTGCAGGGAGAAATGATCCAGGCGGATACGGCTAAAGGTGCGGCAGCGCTTTTGGTTAAAAAACTCATGGATGCAAAAATTATATAA
- a CDS encoding YdcF family protein → MNFTIKLRHYLLMLTIFILLVIELPIITAGFLVKPEPGDTIIVLGAKLIGGEPSTMLRLRLDEAVKLYNQGYASTVIVSGAQGADEESSEALAMQSYLIFHGIPMKDILLEDQSFNTYQNLTNSQAIMREHGLKQAIIVSNASHIHRALVLAHHLGITATGAPAPMAHNTYLTAKQYAREGAAMVALLVFNK, encoded by the coding sequence ATGAATTTTACCATAAAATTAAGGCATTATTTACTCATGCTTACTATCTTTATCCTGTTGGTCATCGAACTTCCGATTATAACTGCCGGATTCCTGGTAAAGCCGGAACCCGGCGATACCATTATCGTCCTCGGCGCAAAATTAATTGGCGGAGAGCCAAGCACAATGCTCCGCCTGAGACTCGATGAAGCCGTCAAATTATATAATCAAGGTTATGCATCAACCGTAATTGTCAGCGGGGCTCAAGGAGCCGATGAAGAATCCAGTGAGGCGCTTGCCATGCAGAGCTACTTAATTTTTCATGGTATCCCCATGAAAGATATCTTACTGGAAGACCAATCCTTCAATACATATCAAAACCTTACAAATTCGCAGGCCATCATGCGTGAACATGGCCTGAAGCAGGCAATTATCGTGTCTAATGCATCTCATATCCACCGTGCCTTAGTCCTGGCGCATCATTTGGGAATCACCGCTACCGGCGCTCCTGCGCCTATGGCTCATAATACCTACCTCACGGCAAAACAATATGCCCGGGAAGGAGCCGCTATGGTTGCCCTGCTGGTGTTTAACAAATAA
- a CDS encoding DNA polymerase III subunit alpha, translated as MKDDYNGRFVHLHVHTEYSLLDGACRIDKLIQRVKELGMPAVAITDHGAMYGVIDFYKEAEKQGVKPIIGCEVYVAPRSRLEKSAVEGESYYHLILLAENNQGYRNLIELVSRGYTEGFYYKPRIDRELLRQYSEGLICLSACIAGEIPSLLLKGDFAGAGALAEEYRSIFGADNFFLEVQDHGLPEQQQVNGRLIEIARKTGIGLVATNDLHYINKTDGECHDVLLCIQMGKTVDDTGRLRFPNNEFYLKSAGEMAGLFGEIPEALENTWRIAERCNVKFEFGHLLLPEFPVPQGLTDDEYLRQLCREGLPGRYKTVDETVKSRLEYELAVIQKMGYSSYFLIVWDFINYARHNGIPVGPGRGSAAGSIVAYVLGITNIDPLRYGLLFERFLNPERVTMPDIDIDFCYVKRSKVIDYVAKRYGADRVAQIITFGTMAAKAAIRDVGRALNMPYGEVDRIAKLVPNELGITLAKALTVNAELKAAYQAEPAVKKLLDLAMAVEGLPRHASTHAAGLVIAKEPLTHYVPLQNSAEGFLTTQYDKDRIEEIGLLKMDLLGLRTLTVIGDTLELIRSNRGETVDMDHIPLADEKTCNMLASGDTAGVFQMESSGMTNLVKELRPESFADLIPLVALYRPGPLGSGMVADFINGRHGEKQVTYLHPILKPILQDTFGVILYQEQVMQIASTLAGFTLGQADLLRRAMGKKKHEVLAAQRDDFLRGARERNIEDKLAIEIFELMTHFADYGFNKSHSAAYALVAYQTAYLKAHYPQEFMAALLTSVMGGANEKVGFYIEECKRMEIPVLPPDINASKASFSVDGDAIRFGLAGVKNVGDNAIENIIEARSKADKFSSLVDFCTRVDMRVVNKRVIESLIKCGAFDSFAARRSQLLAVLDRAVDAAAVRQRDLASGQMDLFGEETLTGINDIVLPDIPELPQEERLNLEKEMTGFYITGHPLDKFREQMKKFPMIKELLSGEYEDGKVVRVAGLITGAKRITTKAGDMMCFATLEDFFDAIEIIAFPRVFNKVNRLLIPDMPVIVAGRLNASEDSVKIMADTVLLLEKAGGEVQIKIRKHQENEVIFAKIKESFAKYHGAAIVYLHLVDSHRVIKTERQFWIAPSPEAIGDLENILGKGAVTVLW; from the coding sequence ATGAAAGATGATTATAACGGTCGGTTCGTCCACCTTCATGTTCATACCGAATATAGTTTGCTTGACGGAGCCTGCCGGATTGATAAATTGATTCAGCGTGTAAAAGAATTGGGTATGCCGGCAGTGGCTATTACTGATCATGGTGCGATGTACGGAGTGATTGATTTTTATAAGGAGGCCGAAAAGCAAGGTGTCAAGCCTATTATTGGCTGTGAAGTTTATGTGGCTCCCCGCTCACGGCTGGAAAAAAGCGCGGTGGAAGGGGAATCCTATTATCATTTGATTCTGCTGGCTGAGAACAATCAGGGTTACCGGAATCTGATCGAGCTGGTTTCCCGGGGGTATACGGAAGGATTTTATTATAAGCCGAGGATCGACAGAGAACTGCTGCGGCAATACAGCGAGGGCTTGATTTGTCTTAGCGCCTGTATTGCCGGTGAAATTCCCTCACTGCTGCTCAAAGGTGATTTTGCCGGTGCCGGAGCATTAGCTGAGGAGTACCGCTCTATTTTTGGCGCCGATAATTTCTTTTTGGAGGTACAGGATCATGGCTTGCCGGAGCAGCAGCAGGTAAATGGCCGTCTTATTGAAATCGCCAGGAAAACGGGTATTGGTTTAGTCGCAACGAACGATTTGCATTATATTAATAAAACCGATGGGGAATGCCATGATGTTCTGCTTTGTATTCAAATGGGGAAAACGGTGGATGATACGGGGAGACTGCGGTTTCCCAATAATGAGTTTTATTTAAAAAGTGCCGGAGAAATGGCCGGCCTTTTTGGAGAAATTCCGGAAGCACTGGAAAATACCTGGCGAATTGCTGAACGCTGTAATGTAAAGTTTGAATTCGGTCATTTGCTCCTACCTGAATTTCCCGTTCCCCAGGGACTTACCGATGACGAATATTTACGTCAGCTGTGTCGTGAGGGGCTGCCCGGACGGTATAAAACAGTAGATGAGACAGTGAAGTCGCGGCTGGAATACGAGCTGGCGGTAATTCAAAAGATGGGCTATTCCAGCTATTTTTTAATTGTGTGGGATTTTATTAATTACGCCCGCCACAACGGCATTCCCGTTGGTCCCGGACGCGGGTCGGCGGCGGGAAGTATTGTCGCGTATGTACTGGGCATTACCAATATTGATCCTTTGCGCTACGGGTTGCTGTTCGAACGGTTTTTAAACCCGGAGCGGGTCACGATGCCGGATATTGATATTGATTTTTGCTATGTGAAGCGAAGTAAAGTGATTGATTATGTAGCGAAACGCTATGGAGCGGATCGGGTAGCGCAGATTATTACTTTTGGCACCATGGCGGCCAAGGCGGCAATTCGTGATGTGGGGCGTGCCCTCAACATGCCTTATGGAGAAGTTGACCGTATTGCCAAACTGGTGCCGAATGAACTGGGCATTACTTTGGCGAAAGCATTAACCGTCAATGCCGAACTCAAAGCTGCTTATCAAGCGGAACCGGCAGTGAAAAAATTATTGGACTTGGCGATGGCGGTGGAAGGATTGCCCCGTCATGCCTCTACCCATGCCGCCGGTCTTGTCATTGCCAAAGAGCCTCTGACGCATTATGTGCCGTTGCAGAATTCAGCGGAAGGATTTTTGACGACTCAGTATGATAAAGACCGCATTGAGGAAATCGGGTTGCTGAAGATGGATTTACTGGGGCTGCGGACGCTGACGGTTATAGGTGATACCCTGGAGCTGATTCGGTCAAACCGGGGGGAGACTGTAGATATGGATCATATTCCCCTTGCCGATGAAAAAACTTGCAATATGCTGGCAAGCGGAGATACTGCTGGTGTTTTTCAAATGGAGTCCAGCGGCATGACGAATTTGGTAAAGGAGCTAAGACCGGAAAGTTTTGCCGATCTTATACCCTTAGTGGCATTATACAGGCCTGGCCCTTTGGGCAGCGGGATGGTAGCCGACTTTATCAATGGACGGCATGGAGAAAAACAGGTAACTTATTTGCATCCCATACTGAAACCAATATTGCAGGATACGTTTGGCGTCATTTTGTACCAGGAGCAGGTTATGCAGATTGCTTCGACTTTGGCTGGTTTTACCTTAGGACAAGCGGATTTACTGCGCCGGGCCATGGGCAAGAAGAAACACGAAGTCCTGGCTGCCCAGCGGGATGATTTTTTGCGGGGGGCCAGAGAAAGAAATATTGAAGATAAACTGGCGATTGAAATTTTTGAGCTGATGACGCACTTTGCTGATTATGGGTTCAATAAATCCCATAGCGCTGCTTATGCTCTTGTTGCTTATCAGACAGCCTATCTCAAGGCTCATTATCCCCAGGAATTTATGGCGGCTTTATTGACCAGTGTTATGGGCGGGGCCAATGAAAAGGTCGGTTTTTATATTGAGGAATGTAAACGCATGGAAATCCCTGTTTTACCGCCGGATATCAATGCCAGTAAGGCAAGTTTTTCAGTTGATGGTGACGCGATACGATTTGGCTTGGCAGGAGTAAAAAATGTTGGGGATAATGCTATTGAAAATATTATCGAAGCTCGCAGCAAGGCGGATAAGTTTAGTTCCTTAGTTGATTTTTGTACCCGGGTTGATATGCGGGTTGTGAATAAACGGGTGATCGAAAGTTTGATAAAATGCGGTGCGTTTGATTCCTTTGCTGCCCGGCGCTCTCAGCTTTTGGCCGTGCTGGACCGGGCGGTAGATGCTGCGGCAGTAAGACAGCGTGATTTAGCCAGTGGACAAATGGACTTGTTTGGTGAAGAAACATTAACTGGTATTAATGATATTGTGCTGCCTGATATTCCGGAACTACCACAGGAGGAGAGGCTGAATCTGGAAAAAGAAATGACCGGTTTCTATATAACCGGTCATCCTCTGGATAAATTTCGTGAACAAATGAAAAAATTTCCGATGATAAAAGAACTGCTTAGCGGGGAATATGAAGACGGTAAAGTGGTCAGAGTGGCCGGACTGATTACCGGCGCCAAGCGAATTACGACTAAAGCCGGCGATATGATGTGTTTTGCTACGCTGGAAGATTTTTTTGACGCTATCGAAATCATTGCCTTTCCCCGAGTATTTAATAAAGTCAACCGGCTGCTGATTCCCGATATGCCGGTGATTGTGGCAGGCCGGCTGAACGCTAGTGAAGACAGTGTTAAAATTATGGCGGATACTGTTTTATTATTGGAAAAAGCAGGCGGCGAGGTGCAGATAAAAATTCGTAAGCACCAGGAGAATGAAGTGATATTTGCTAAGATAAAAGAAAGCTTTGCAAAATATCATGGCGCGGCCATCGTTTATCTCCATCTCGTCGACAGCCATCGTGTGATTAAAACGGAAAGACAATTCTGGATTGCTCCTTCACCGGAAGCAATCGGCGATTTGGAAAATATTTTGGGGAAAGGAGCCGTTACAGTTCTGTGGTGA
- a CDS encoding ABC transporter substrate-binding protein, whose product MYQIGILQLTQNLDDAVQGFKQGLSKYGLQAEFHYLNADGNTVALPDLAKALMKRQVDLIFACSTPAAKAAANLPGNIPVVFTPVFDPVGAGLVNNMALPGGKITGVSGMVKSTDKIAFIHRLLPNAKTIGVLYHTGDSNAQLELTHFQQAAQDELELRELPVHQPEDLSKLSELLPAELDALFLPIGRIIEENFATVVYYTDAVKLPIIASHAPNVSFGALGALVANHHCLGVNCAAKAAQILSGTAPGSIPVGVVEEPEILLNDFTAQNLGIKLPISLKLAAKEIYE is encoded by the coding sequence TTGTATCAAATTGGTATTTTACAACTCACCCAGAACCTTGATGACGCGGTTCAGGGGTTTAAACAGGGTTTAAGCAAATATGGACTGCAAGCCGAATTCCATTATTTGAATGCTGACGGCAATACAGTGGCATTGCCGGATTTAGCAAAAGCGCTGATGAAGCGGCAGGTTGATCTTATTTTTGCCTGTTCGACACCGGCCGCCAAAGCCGCAGCCAACCTTCCCGGAAACATTCCCGTAGTGTTTACCCCTGTGTTTGACCCTGTAGGCGCCGGGCTAGTCAATAATATGGCATTGCCCGGCGGCAAAATTACCGGCGTATCCGGCATGGTGAAATCAACGGATAAAATTGCTTTTATCCACCGTTTACTGCCGAATGCCAAAACGATTGGCGTACTTTATCACACCGGCGACAGCAATGCCCAATTAGAACTTACCCATTTTCAACAAGCGGCACAGGATGAGCTGGAACTGCGGGAACTGCCGGTTCATCAACCGGAAGACCTCTCAAAGCTTTCGGAGCTTTTGCCGGCGGAATTGGATGCTCTCTTTCTGCCAATTGGCCGGATTATTGAAGAAAACTTTGCCACTGTCGTCTATTATACCGATGCCGTCAAGTTACCTATTATAGCCTCGCATGCCCCTAACGTTTCCTTTGGTGCTCTAGGAGCACTGGTTGCCAATCACCATTGTCTGGGAGTAAATTGCGCCGCCAAAGCGGCACAGATTCTTAGCGGCACTGCTCCTGGCTCTATCCCTGTCGGTGTTGTCGAGGAACCTGAAATTCTGCTCAATGATTTTACCGCGCAAAATTTAGGGATTAAACTGCCAATCAGTCTGAAGCTGGCCGCCAAAGAAATTTACGAATAG
- a CDS encoding U32 family peptidase yields the protein MKNVILTQNSLELLAPVGTWEVLEAAISAGADAVYLGGKRFNMRMHRTDVNFDDEMLEHAIEYAHAHNVRLYVTVNNLISDHELETMRSYLQLLEKLQPDALIVQDLAILELARNLKLTVPLHASVMMNTHNEYAVRTLQDYGITRVVANREMTLAQLALLKEKTGIEIEYFIHGDMCIAHSGQCIHSGVLFGQSSNRGRCLKPCRWPYQLVDGETGELISAEDPGPYKLALKDMCMYRNLPELIQAGVCSFKIEGRMRTADFVRKIVRVYRRAIDRYIADPTGYTIDENDWDELYNHRSRDFSTCYALGNPGANAIGYSGKREPRFFSQAVKEAGMPLSSTALPTASPQPDFHPTLAVRVANIQSLTAACQNGADIVYIAGEAFRPQKPWTLTKIQEAIREAANYQCQVVVSTPRVTMEQECGEYTQFFHALSRLQNKPQGLMLSNIGMLRLARQLSNVPVQTDFSLNVFNHVTVNWLMNNGASKATISPEASLEQVLALAAKSPLPLEMIIHGPLEAMVVEHSLPAAILGHDVFDNSAALLDRPYALLDTAGQRHPIRIDQYGRNHILFAKDLCLLPYLSTLSGVTHFRIEGQHYSSSQVGAITAIYRQELTTIKEQAADYRFNSNSLDKLAAINPRELGIGAFRYRVSR from the coding sequence ATGAAAAATGTGATTTTAACCCAAAATTCTCTTGAACTCCTGGCCCCTGTCGGTACCTGGGAAGTATTGGAGGCCGCAATTTCTGCCGGTGCCGATGCCGTTTATCTTGGTGGTAAACGATTTAATATGCGGATGCATCGGACCGATGTGAACTTTGACGACGAAATGCTGGAACACGCTATTGAATATGCCCACGCCCACAATGTCCGTTTATATGTCACAGTAAATAACTTGATTAGCGACCATGAGCTGGAGACGATGCGCTCTTATCTGCAATTATTAGAAAAGTTACAGCCTGATGCCTTAATTGTCCAGGATTTAGCAATTTTGGAACTCGCCCGCAATTTAAAACTTACGGTTCCCCTGCATGCATCGGTGATGATGAATACTCATAATGAATATGCCGTCCGCACCTTGCAGGATTATGGAATTACCCGCGTGGTAGCCAATCGGGAGATGACGTTAGCTCAGCTTGCTTTATTAAAAGAAAAAACCGGCATCGAAATTGAATACTTTATTCACGGCGATATGTGTATCGCTCACAGTGGTCAATGCATCCATTCCGGTGTCCTATTCGGCCAAAGTTCAAATCGGGGCCGCTGTTTGAAACCATGCCGCTGGCCCTATCAGTTGGTTGATGGGGAAACCGGTGAATTAATTTCCGCTGAGGACCCCGGTCCCTATAAGCTGGCTCTTAAGGACATGTGCATGTACCGGAATTTACCGGAGCTGATTCAGGCCGGTGTCTGCTCCTTTAAAATTGAAGGCAGAATGCGCACCGCTGATTTTGTCAGAAAAATTGTCCGGGTTTATCGTCGGGCTATTGATCGCTATATCGCCGATCCTACCGGCTATACAATTGACGAAAATGATTGGGATGAACTTTATAACCACCGTTCCCGTGATTTTTCAACTTGCTACGCCTTGGGTAACCCCGGAGCGAACGCAATCGGCTACAGCGGTAAACGGGAACCCCGCTTTTTCAGTCAGGCAGTAAAAGAGGCAGGCATGCCGCTTTCTTCCACAGCTTTGCCAACGGCTTCTCCACAACCGGACTTTCACCCAACCCTGGCGGTACGAGTAGCCAACATACAGAGTTTGACTGCTGCTTGTCAAAATGGAGCCGACATTGTCTATATCGCTGGCGAAGCTTTCCGGCCGCAAAAGCCCTGGACTTTGACAAAAATTCAAGAAGCTATCCGGGAAGCCGCTAACTACCAATGCCAGGTAGTCGTCTCTACTCCCAGAGTGACCATGGAACAGGAATGCGGTGAATACACTCAGTTCTTTCATGCTCTAAGCAGGCTTCAGAATAAACCTCAGGGTCTCATGCTCAGTAACATCGGCATGCTGCGGCTTGCTCGTCAGCTTTCCAATGTTCCGGTACAGACCGACTTTTCGTTGAACGTATTTAACCATGTTACAGTAAACTGGCTAATGAACAATGGGGCAAGTAAAGCGACCATATCACCGGAAGCATCGCTTGAACAAGTCCTGGCTTTAGCTGCCAAAAGTCCCTTGCCCTTGGAAATGATTATTCACGGCCCTTTGGAGGCGATGGTTGTGGAACATTCCCTGCCTGCGGCAATACTGGGCCATGACGTGTTCGATAACAGTGCTGCTCTCTTAGATCGTCCTTATGCCTTACTGGATACTGCCGGTCAGCGTCATCCCATCCGCATTGATCAATATGGCCGCAATCATATCCTGTTTGCCAAAGATCTTTGCCTTTTGCCTTATCTGAGCACACTATCCGGTGTAACCCACTTCCGGATCGAGGGGCAGCATTATTCGTCTTCCCAGGTCGGTGCTATTACAGCCATCTACCGGCAGGAACTCACTACTATAAAAGAACAGGCTGCCGATTATCGATTTAACTCTAATAGTCTGGACAAACTGGCTGCCATTAACCCCAGAGAACTGGGCATTGGCGCATTTCGCTACCGGGTATCCCGATAA